The following nucleotide sequence is from Mytilus edulis chromosome 13, xbMytEdul2.2, whole genome shotgun sequence.
GAATATAACTAAACTTTGAGTCTAGTGCTGGATATATATAATCCCTGGCTGCCACATCTAGTCTGTGTCTATATTGTTAGTTGTTTTTTGCTTTGTATTGATCAATCTGACAAGTAAGAActgttttttatagtttgttctgatgttaaactgttacaccactgtcccatgttagggagTGAATTAAATAGTGCCAGCAAACTTGTTTATTTGGATCTTAAACCTGCTAACCCACATGAAGGAAACGGTTTGCAGGAAGACATAAATAATATTTGGACACTATATTCTGACTTGGAGCAAACTAAAAAATATGTGAGGTTGTTTTCAACATAATCGCAAAACACAATACTTGAATCATATATATCAAGTTATGTTCTATTGACTGCTTACAGATAACAATAGAAAATCAGTGTTTTGAGATCTTAATCATGATTaggaaattataaaaagaaaggataagaaaataataaattaacaagcATTCTAAGAGTACTGCAAAGACTCcaatgggctttgctcatcattgaaggccatatagtgacctatagctgttaatttatgtgtcatttggtctcttcttggatagttgtctcattagctatcataccacatcttctattttgaTATTCATGTTGCAGggaattatgaaaataaaatttatctttttacCTGTGCCAACTTGGTATGCCTTCCATGCAGTAATGCCATGTGCGCTAAATGTGAAGTTACTATAACTTGATATTGCAGGTATAGCAGTGTACTTGGTTTTCCTACACTCAGTTCCTTCTATAACACGAACTATGTACTTTACATTTTTTGCTGACTTGTCTATTGCCTGCAAATAAACTGAAATTATTGTAAATGcttttaagaagaaaaataactagtgtaatgTAATAGAAGATTTGATGGTTGCAGCAGTGCGGTCACATGGTCCCTTCCCATTCTGGGATTCACAGAAGTCATATGACAGGGTAAGACCTGAATGGAATAAGAATGAAAGCATCTCTGTTGACTTGTAGCAACCAGCATTGTCAGACCATACATGAAATTTGATGTCAGTGGTGTTAATTTCTCTAATTTTATCCATAACATCTTGGATAATACTGGCTGTTACTTGGCTGTCCTGTTaaaagaatataaacaaaataaatcacaACCTTTATAAATTATCCATTTCCTAAGCATTGATCAACTACAACTGAAATTAGAGCACAGATACTAAATTGTTTTCAGAAGACAGTATCATATCAAGTATATGAGTGGGCATTCGAACACAATTTTGTTAAGGgtagtcatacatgtacatacactaTTTGATTAATTATACCAAAGGTTAAccccaagataaaaaaaaattaacaagccAATCTTTAATTCAACATTAATTAATGATATACATGTTcacttgtttgtcttttattcTTAGTGTATAAAAATGCATTATGAATATGGAAAATACATATCTCACAACTACATCAGTGTACTGACCACATTTAATCTCACCAATGGCACGATTAAATTCATTAGCCAATGtctttgctttatattttttaagtGATATTCTTACTCATTGTCATGGTATGGTTCCTcttacacattttaaaaatattttacaagttGTCTGCTAGGCCTATTACACCATCTTCAGCTTGCTTTATTGTGTGCcattcatatttattataatttaaactaTGTTATATGTTGAGATGTTGTCTCATGTACATTTACCCTCTATTCTTTCTTTGTTATAGCTGAATTTTGCAACAAAGTTCCTACTTGCCCTACcatatatttttcaatatgttatctttacagtaaaaaataattatttgtacataaaaattatagcttattcatataaaaagttCTAACCTGGGATATTTGGGTTGCAAACAAATGAACAAACCCAAGGCTACCAATGCTTCCATCATCTTTCCTACAAAAGGCTATAGATATGTGCCATGGTATTCCACTGTTCCTATGCTTTTTGTttcttgtgtgtgtttttgttttagattttgtgtcatggatggataccccatatgaTATCCTTTAATTTGtctatttttctatatatatctttatttggccttacctaaaagtaaaatttcattttCCTGACAGTATGCTTTGTACTGCTGTATTATGTCTGCTGAACCCATGCAACGTACAACGTTAGGTAAATTGTGGACTGTTCCATCTGAAAACTTCAGTTTTTTTTCCCCAAAAGGTAGATCACGGACAACATGACTGGATGTAATGAAATCTAAGAATGAGTCTAATCTTTCAGGATCTAATTTTTGTCGATGCAATTTTTTCTCAGGAATTGGAAGTGCTGGCCCTATTTTCTTTGAATGACTGAGAGCAGCATAGTAGCGATGAGATGTTACTTCTGGTAGTAGAGACAGTAAGTCCTTGAAGGACATTCTTGAGGCAAGAACTGAAAGAACTTGTCTCCCTTGTTGCCAGGATTCTGCTTCTCTGTATGACCAgttctgttttcttcatttaaCTGCTTGGAACATTTTATATCTTCAATTACTTCGTCAACATCATTTGGAAATAAAATTCCAATTATCAAGTTCATAATCTCATCAAATCTTTCTTTATAGgtgtttcttgttttaaatgtgtAGGACTGccatgtttttctttctttttctgatAATTCCTGCAATCTGACTGATGACAGGAAATCATTCAAAGATGTCAAGTAGCTGCAACGTTCATAACTTCTGACTGATTGCTGCAAAGAAGTATAAAACTGATTACAATTAAATAAATGAGGAATGGGCCCATGGGTCatagatgatgcccctgcttgcatgtACCATTATAAAGGGACACAACTTGGTAAATAGTTGTCTTATTCACGACTTTAcaacatttccttattttcataCAGAAGCTTTTGTCAATGGAAACTCAATGAGAAATATACAAATCTATTTCAGATAATTGTAGTGgcaataatatcagattattaggcagccaccatttgattttctggggggggggggggctatggtttttttttctggacaaatattttttttcgcctatggcgaaaaacaatctattttttttcgcaacaagtcgaaaacaatttttttctttcaatttttgcattacatatagtggcagctgagggtgaaacaaacaattttttttttctcagaatcaaaaataaattatttttttctcccaaaactggaaacaaacttttttttccaaaaaaaaccatagccccccccccccccctccagaaaatcaaatggttgctgccttacatggcatttttcatatcgcatgtattatcagccctaggttttATATCAGcacaagagccgcatggctctaGGACttatattgaccgagggctgataatgaATGAGATATGAAAATTTACATGTTATGatatttttatcatatgcttcaacaatggaaaaaaataacagattcattaaaatgatccttttacgtggttccaaAATAGAAGTTCATAGCTTGAAAAGTTCACTGACGTCGGACCCTAGATTTAGTACAATTCGATATGAAATTTTTCTATCATAagcctcaacagagaagaaaaatataaaaatatggacaaatcgacaaaataaataattcaacaatatacataatgaacactgtttggaaaagtcaacttttttaaaagaaactttctaaattatgtttgaaactttcaaaacatgcgtttattaaatacatttttttattattattaattttattcttcaaacaatatactttccagtatccaaatatgATTGTTTTATACACTACTTCAAAAAGTGtaatgtttttcattgaaaacgtagcattgaggtgtattttccggaatttgccgagcatcaccggaatgccatgtaaTAACGTTAcagaaaggcatgtgataacaatcgaagcatgtgataatcTTTTCATATCAGCCCACTAAGCacaaattcgaaaaatatggagtttacgttaatttaatgttattatcatacagtaaaaatcagatgttatttagtctaagtatatgataatatattttatcttacctcctatagatttatGGGGATATGATTGGTTAATGAATTACACATGGtgactatatatatttgatatagagTGTCCTCAAAAATACATGGTTAGTTACCGCATAGGGTTAGCAACTATATAAGTTTAGTATTTTGTAAgtagttacttccctttcaaaacaaaaatgaaagcagAATGGTTTAAACagacaaatacattttgtaaactgATAATGAACTATTGAAAtacattcataaaacaaatttaaagtccTACTAACTGTACAAATTTAGGCGCAATCCCaaaaacttgtaataaaaacgTTATAATTCTAAAGTACCAGAAAGAAGTCTTCCTTCTCTCATTAAAGaactttacaataatatttattgtttatttgttgttgtcctaaaaatgcatgacatatttgccacatgacgtaATGTCTCTTGTTAAGTGATGTTTGAAACCCCAAATTTATATCAAAGAACCTGAAAacaagttgttaatgtctgtgtcattttggtctcttgtggacagttgtctcattggcagtcataccacatcttctttgttatattatgaTTTCAAGAGCTTTcaaaaaaatcagaaatgttgaaaaaaaaattaaaacacctCTGCAGGGAGCTAGTCCTGCATTATCCTCATACatgtttaatattattatatatactgcaactgtgctatttgagcagtcaaattgcattgaccgtatattcatatgtgatataaagtcactgaccgtatatcaccttttttatgacgttgacaatgcgtttccgtagagttttattaatgacgtcaataaaacatacaggtttgCAGAAATTTGACGTCTTCCGctcaaaattaagaaatgatgttttttaccctaaatacttcatttagaacagttataagagttgcagtatataaagaataaccatacattgtctctaaatataaaagttatgtgtactcggctcgaaacagctagaaatgctcggcacagcctcgctttctacctgtttcttaGTCTTgcacaaataacattgatatttcgagacaatgtatggttattctatatatagtAAAGTATCACAGCAGAGTattagtacatgtacaaaattattttctGAGTAAAAGATTAATATAACCTGATAACTGTACTAAAGTTTTTATTTTCACTCTAAATATGCATCAAATACTTGCCACTAGACATTACACAGGCAGCGGTAAAGAATTATGTATATGTTGATAATCAATCTTACATTAACACAAACAACTGAACAATGTAATGCTCATATATTTTGAATGTTCTTCTTTTAATTCTGTTTCCTATTAATTTCTGGTAATTGTGCCTAAAATATATACTTCAGGATTCATGTCTTTTGAATGCGGCTTTAATTTCTGTTTTTGAGTTGTCACATTGATCATGTTTAAGTGTTAATGATATAAACTTTAATCAATGTAAAGTGATAGAATACTTATTTTGGAGATTTTACTTACTTGTGACTGAGATAAATAATTTTGACTGCCTGACTCTTCTGATGTAACTGTATATTCGGATGCTGAAATTTCAATCTGAAAAATAATGATGTATTTtgtgtaaattttttaaaatccTGAACCTTGTTTTAAGTtcgacaaatatatatatattttttggtacGTAAGACACAGACacatgtactagtatataatACATAAACCTGTTTAtaaaatctttacatttaaacatCAAACATCGAACATCAACAAAAAAAGTAATGCagaaaaaacaaatgcaaatataTACTTTAGTTAAAATCAAATGTATTTCTTAGCAAAATGAACATTTTCTATGTGCTTTTATTTTGCACTTTTATCAATTGCAAAggtaattttaattcaaattttataattcaaaatcaTTGCAAAAAGGGACAGATTTATAGAGGGGGGGGGGAAATGCTAGTTTTCCTcattgcattgttttacatttgtcttttgggggccttttgtagctgactatgtaattatgggttttgcttattgttgaagacatTAGAATGACCATTAGCTTTTAACGTCAATgcctttggtctctggtggagatttGACTCGTTAGccatgataccacatcttcttgtttttgtaTGAATTGTGCccaaaaaatgataaatatgttgttctTGTGTTGAAATAATGCAAATGATGACTAAAATATCCTTTACCTTGTTATAATTGTCTAATAttttaggacccccccccccccaaaaaaaaaaaaaaacaaaaaaaaaacaacatcatttaTATCGAAAATGACACTAGCTGTGCTTTCAAGATTATCGCAAATATCTTCTTTTTCTGTTAACACATCCAGCTCGTCAGTCTCCATGAGACAGGTTTCATCATCTGTTTTCAATTTTGTGCATTGCTGAATCTGttgaatacaaatataaaatcagtATATTTTTTATACTATTGATAAGAATTGTATTGGTCATTCAATGTTTTTTGGTACATCCtgacatttattttctattttagacTGCTTTACATTTTATTATCCAGGGGCCCTTTCTCTTTTTATAGCCTTTCCATACCAAAAGAAATTGTTTTCATTTCAAACCCATACAGTAACCTGCATTTGTTCATATCTGTGTTCTTTGGTGGGTAGCTGTCTCATTGCCCATCATTCAACATCTCTATGTAGAATTTATATTGAACAAACATACAGTCAATCAAGCATAAACATATATGCTAAAGACCTATATCTTAGCAGATTATGGTGCAATGTGTCTGTTGTATACAAAATTGTTCATAAAGTTGATACTGGTGTCAGACAGgtttatgaagtttttttttggattattttttGTTCCAGTAAATTAGGTAAGAGTTCATTGACCCTATATGGAATTTGTATAAAGTGTAATTAACTTAGCAGTTATGATTGGTATGCATTGGattatttttatccatatttatGTTTATAGAGCTTGCTGtacatgtaaatttaaaaacaatattttgtttgccTTACCTGGTCATCTTCACACTTTCCTTGATCCAGACTTTCAGCTTCTATCTCTGTGGACTGCTTGGAAATTTTAATAAGGCAGCTAGTGCATGCAGCTGAAAAAAAGAAGCATTGACTTGACATAGGCTGTATTGATCATTTGGAAATGTGcttcttaagattttttttttaaaagggcatATGGGTTGTTTAAATATATTGGATTTTTTTCCCATTTGGGTCCAATCATTCCTgaaaacttacatgtatatacatgtacatgaatatgGTTAATAGAAACTTTACAGCAATTGTTATGTTTATATTGAGATTGGAAAGATCAAAACATAGTTTTTACAGACATCTTACATGTAACAGAAAAGATCAACATGTTCATGTGTATGACCTATTGACATGTAAATTGCACCCCACTGATATACTATagttttatataaacataaatcaGTACCTCAAATGTAGGATCCTCCCCTTATTAGGAagc
It contains:
- the LOC139502357 gene encoding uncharacterized protein gives rise to the protein MSFKDLLSLLPEVTSHRYYAALSHSKKIGPALPIPEKKLHRQKLDPERLDSFLDFITSSHVVRDLPFGEKKLKFSDGTVHNLPNVVRCMGSADIIQQYKAYCQENEILLLGQPSNSQYYPRCYG